One stretch of Bosea vaviloviae DNA includes these proteins:
- a CDS encoding OB-fold-containig protein, which produces MDALAGAGTYPFAIAALILVGLVAVELVAMLVGMSVSAFVDHGLPGHTIEGHAEHGPLGAWMSWLNAGGVPLLVLIMIWLACFAIAGFAIQGIAQAVFATLPTLVASLGALVLAAPATRTLSRWTARIIPREETSVVSQAEFIGLTGTVVLGPLDQGMPGRVRVRDAHGNVHVLRTKAAGTHIIAQGAAVLIVDGTGGLFEAIPAPAELGADHSLKPGATQS; this is translated from the coding sequence ATGGACGCGCTCGCGGGAGCCGGCACTTATCCCTTCGCGATCGCGGCGCTGATTCTCGTCGGCCTCGTCGCCGTCGAGCTCGTCGCCATGCTCGTCGGAATGTCGGTTTCCGCCTTCGTCGATCACGGCTTGCCCGGACACACGATCGAGGGTCATGCCGAGCATGGCCCGCTGGGGGCGTGGATGTCGTGGCTCAATGCCGGCGGCGTCCCGCTGCTGGTTCTGATCATGATATGGCTGGCCTGCTTCGCCATCGCCGGCTTCGCCATCCAGGGCATTGCGCAGGCTGTCTTTGCGACGCTGCCGACGCTCGTTGCGAGCCTCGGCGCGCTGGTGCTGGCCGCGCCCGCGACGCGGACATTGTCGCGCTGGACGGCTCGCATCATTCCCCGTGAGGAAACCTCCGTCGTCAGCCAGGCCGAGTTCATCGGGCTGACCGGAACCGTCGTGCTCGGCCCGCTCGATCAGGGCATGCCCGGCCGGGTTCGCGTCAGGGACGCCCATGGCAATGTCCATGTCCTGCGAACGAAGGCTGCCGGCACGCATATCATCGCCCAGGGTGCAGCCGTGCTCATCGTCGATGGAACGGGCGGTCTCTTCGAAGCTATTCCCGCGCCGGCGGAGCTCGGCGCGGACCATTCATTGAAACCAGGGGCGACACAGTCATGA
- a CDS encoding PEP/pyruvate-binding domain-containing protein translates to MSGFILQAHEAGDPAAAGGKAAALSALIQAGFDVPPFLVILPEGVSARGLKAETRKGLQAALPGIGPGPFAVRSSGREEDGASHSHAGQFLSLLDVAEPELAAAALKVWRSGSTDSLKAYRASRGLDPASGAPAIIVQRLVKARAAGVAFSADPVGGRRNRFVISAIAGLGDKLVGGEADGDDYVIDAATGTMLEGPRDGVLGTTDIAALTGLIARVAAARGSAQDIEWSFEGDRLFLLQARPITTQLRDPAWPDPTVTIFDNSNIVESYPGLVSPLTYSFAQYAYARVYRRFVALLGVAPVRIAESAPIFDNMLGRVDGRVYYNLVNWYRALALLPGFSLNRAHMETMMGVSEPLPAAISASIGPGPVRGFARAVEYARMGRAGLGLVFEALRLTRTIRGFYIRLNGALRVKPDAIAAMPLSALATEYRTIEAGLLDRWDAPLVNDFLCMIAFGASRKLLERWCGPDGVEIHNAVMIGQGDIVSAEPARRIATMGALAAGKPQLIEALQRGDLTAGKADAALGREIDAYLAKFSDRCTEELKLESITLDQDPAPLLAAIAAAALTPRAAHGRSADGTAALDRILGDRPIRRRIARLMLGWARDRVRDRENLRFERTRIFGHARRVLVAMGRQLAALDAIDAPRDVFLLTVPELLGAIEGFGTTADLKGLVTIRKAEMARATERPDPPERVTVTGAAGLGSEGVTVLEPTLTDASETVRKGTGCSAGTVRARARLIRDPRREALVQGEILVARHTDPGWIAVFSNASAIVVERGSLLSHSAIVAREMGIPCVVGLKGALDWIVDGEMISVDGASGEVRKADG, encoded by the coding sequence GTGAGCGGTTTCATCCTTCAAGCGCATGAGGCAGGCGACCCGGCTGCCGCCGGCGGCAAGGCCGCAGCGCTTTCGGCGCTGATACAAGCGGGTTTCGACGTTCCCCCCTTCCTGGTCATCCTTCCCGAGGGCGTGTCCGCGCGCGGCCTCAAGGCGGAGACACGCAAGGGTCTCCAGGCCGCATTGCCCGGCATTGGGCCTGGCCCGTTCGCCGTTCGCTCCTCCGGGCGCGAGGAGGATGGCGCGAGCCATTCTCATGCCGGGCAGTTCCTCTCCCTGCTCGACGTGGCCGAGCCCGAACTGGCTGCCGCCGCGCTGAAGGTCTGGCGCTCGGGCAGCACCGACAGCCTGAAAGCCTATCGCGCCTCGCGCGGCCTCGATCCGGCCAGCGGGGCGCCCGCCATCATCGTGCAACGCCTGGTCAAGGCGCGCGCGGCCGGCGTCGCCTTCTCGGCCGATCCGGTCGGCGGTCGGCGCAATCGCTTCGTCATTTCCGCCATCGCCGGCCTCGGCGACAAGCTCGTCGGCGGCGAGGCGGATGGCGACGATTATGTGATCGATGCCGCGACGGGCACCATGCTGGAGGGGCCCCGGGACGGCGTGCTCGGCACCACGGACATCGCCGCGCTCACCGGGCTGATCGCACGGGTCGCCGCCGCGAGAGGCTCGGCCCAGGACATCGAATGGTCGTTCGAGGGCGATCGGCTCTTCCTGCTGCAGGCGCGCCCGATCACGACCCAGCTGCGGGACCCGGCCTGGCCGGACCCAACTGTGACGATTTTCGACAACTCGAACATCGTCGAGAGCTACCCCGGCCTCGTCTCGCCTTTGACCTACAGCTTCGCGCAATACGCCTATGCCCGCGTCTACCGCCGCTTCGTCGCGCTGCTCGGCGTCGCGCCTGTCCGCATAGCCGAAAGCGCGCCGATCTTCGACAACATGCTCGGACGCGTCGACGGGCGGGTCTATTACAACCTCGTCAACTGGTATCGCGCGCTGGCATTGCTACCGGGCTTCAGCCTCAACCGCGCCCATATGGAGACGATGATGGGCGTCAGCGAGCCGTTGCCGGCCGCGATCAGCGCCAGCATCGGACCGGGGCCGGTGCGCGGCTTCGCCAGGGCTGTCGAATACGCCCGGATGGGCCGCGCGGGCTTGGGCCTCGTCTTCGAGGCGCTGCGGCTGACACGGACGATCCGGGGCTTCTATATCAGGCTCAACGGCGCGTTGCGGGTCAAGCCCGACGCCATCGCCGCCATGCCGCTCTCGGCGCTGGCGACAGAGTATCGAACGATCGAGGCCGGCCTGCTTGACCGCTGGGACGCGCCCCTGGTCAACGACTTCCTCTGCATGATCGCCTTCGGGGCTTCACGAAAACTGCTGGAGCGCTGGTGCGGGCCCGATGGCGTCGAGATCCACAACGCGGTCATGATCGGACAGGGCGACATCGTCTCGGCTGAACCGGCCCGGCGCATCGCGACGATGGGCGCGCTGGCTGCGGGCAAGCCGCAGCTGATCGAGGCCTTGCAGCGTGGCGATCTGACGGCAGGCAAGGCCGATGCTGCTCTCGGGCGCGAGATCGACGCCTATCTCGCCAAATTCTCCGACCGTTGCACGGAAGAGCTGAAGCTGGAGAGCATCACGCTCGACCAGGACCCCGCGCCGCTGCTCGCAGCGATCGCCGCTGCCGCCCTGACGCCGCGCGCAGCCCATGGCCGGAGCGCGGATGGGACGGCGGCGCTGGACCGCATCCTCGGGGATCGTCCGATCCGGCGCAGGATCGCGCGCCTGATGCTGGGCTGGGCCCGCGACCGGGTCCGCGATCGCGAAAATCTGCGCTTCGAGCGCACCCGTATCTTCGGCCACGCCAGGCGCGTGCTGGTTGCCATGGGGCGCCAGCTCGCCGCGCTGGATGCGATCGATGCTCCGCGCGACGTCTTTCTGTTGACCGTCCCCGAACTGCTCGGCGCGATCGAAGGCTTCGGTACGACGGCCGATCTCAAGGGTCTCGTCACGATCCGCAAGGCCGAAATGGCGCGGGCGACTGAGCGACCGGATCCGCCGGAGCGCGTCACCGTGACGGGCGCCGCCGGCCTCGGATCGGAAGGCGTGACCGTTTTGGAGCCAACACTCACCGATGCGTCGGAGACCGTTCGCAAGGGCACGGGCTGTTCGGCCGGCACGGTGCGCGCCAGGGCACGATTGATCCGCGACCCGCGCCGGGAAGCGCTGGTCCAGGGCGAGATTCTGGTGGCGAGGCATACCGATCCCGGCTGGATCGCGGTGTTCAGCAACGCCTCGGCCATCGTCGTCGAGCGCGGCAGCCTGCTGTCGCATTCGGCGATCGTGGCGCGCGAGATGGGCATTCCCTGCGTGGTCGGGCTCAAGGGCGCACTCGACTGGATCGTCGATGGCGAGATGATCAGCGTCGATGGCGCTTCGGGCGAGGTGAGGAAGGCCGATGGCTGA
- a CDS encoding AMP-binding protein, translating into MNLLDPFLRSAEQHGDRTAIVAGNGDRTSFADLITASSTLASAWRRAGIGRGDRVLIAMPLGPSLYAGLAALWRIGAVAVLPEPALGLAGLRHAARATAPKAYLSAGWFRALRYLVPELWPIRLMLTPDDARVSGEPLEALTPEHPALISFTSGSTGRPKAIQRSHGFLAAQSAVLADLLAPRREDETDLVAFPVFVVANLGLGVTSVLPSWNLRRQDRAEAGLIAEQISLQEVTRALLPPSVCETLARSDAPLRLDAVFTGGGPVFPDLMERLSAKIPEAGIVAVYGSTEAEPIAHLHHRDIGPNDWSAMKSGAGLLAGRPVDTVQLAILDDEIVVTGDHVNKGYLDPADDASTKLKRAGQIWHRTGDAGHLDAEGRLWLGGRLDGRAGQLLPFGIEAASRFWPGVRRSALVEIGGKSQLAVEGDQDKMPVWTRAAALIGDVRVVGMDEIPLDKRHRSKVDYVALRARLQGLAK; encoded by the coding sequence ATGAACCTGCTCGACCCTTTCCTGCGAAGTGCAGAGCAGCACGGCGACCGCACCGCGATCGTGGCAGGAAACGGCGACCGGACCAGCTTCGCCGACCTCATCACGGCATCCTCGACATTGGCTTCGGCCTGGCGCCGCGCCGGCATCGGTAGGGGTGACCGTGTCCTGATCGCCATGCCGCTGGGGCCTTCGCTCTATGCAGGCCTGGCCGCGCTCTGGCGGATCGGCGCGGTCGCGGTGCTGCCGGAACCGGCGCTTGGCCTCGCGGGCCTGCGTCACGCCGCGCGCGCGACCGCCCCAAAAGCCTATCTGAGCGCCGGCTGGTTTCGCGCGCTGCGCTATCTCGTGCCGGAGCTCTGGCCGATCAGGCTCATGCTGACGCCCGACGATGCAAGAGTTTCGGGCGAACCGCTCGAGGCGCTGACGCCCGAACATCCGGCCCTGATCTCGTTCACCAGCGGCTCGACCGGGCGCCCCAAGGCGATCCAGCGCAGCCATGGCTTCCTGGCGGCGCAGAGCGCCGTGCTGGCCGATCTGCTGGCGCCCAGGCGTGAGGACGAGACCGACCTCGTCGCCTTTCCCGTCTTCGTCGTCGCCAATCTCGGCCTCGGCGTGACCTCGGTGCTGCCGAGCTGGAACCTGCGCCGCCAGGACCGCGCCGAGGCCGGCCTCATCGCCGAGCAGATCTCACTCCAGGAGGTGACGCGCGCCCTGCTGCCGCCGTCGGTCTGCGAAACGCTGGCGCGCAGTGATGCGCCGCTGCGGCTGGACGCGGTCTTCACTGGGGGCGGACCGGTGTTTCCAGACCTCATGGAGCGCCTCTCGGCAAAAATTCCCGAAGCCGGGATCGTGGCGGTCTACGGCTCGACCGAGGCCGAACCGATCGCCCATCTGCACCACCGCGATATCGGTCCCAACGATTGGAGCGCGATGAAATCAGGCGCAGGCCTGCTCGCGGGGCGCCCGGTCGACACCGTCCAGCTCGCGATCCTGGACGATGAGATCGTCGTCACCGGCGACCACGTCAACAAGGGCTATCTCGACCCTGCCGACGATGCCTCGACCAAGCTGAAGCGCGCCGGCCAGATCTGGCATCGCACCGGCGATGCCGGCCATCTCGACGCAGAGGGCCGCCTTTGGCTCGGTGGCCGGCTCGACGGCCGGGCCGGGCAGCTTCTTCCCTTCGGCATCGAGGCGGCGTCCCGATTCTGGCCGGGCGTGCGCCGCAGCGCACTGGTGGAGATCGGCGGAAAGTCGCAGCTCGCGGTCGAGGGCGATCAGGACAAGATGCCGGTCTGGACACGGGCCGCTGCCCTGATCGGGGATGTCCGCGTGGTCGGGATGGACGAGATCCCCCTCGACAAACGTCACAGGTCGAAGGTCGACTACGTCGCCCTTCGTGCCAGATTGCAGGGTCTGGCGAAATAG
- a CDS encoding hydroxymethylglutaryl-CoA reductase has translation MSIIPSSVLRLLDRLRASYTVEQARSRMSHRAELVPQRALRSSRVTDAASIASLWRQLHAAGVATEAAEPVLADTQTLTDAAAYCANIEAMIGTLKLPLGVIGPLVINGLNANGAYYLPLATTEAALVASYARGAAVATKSGGVTTALLNEGVLRSPGFKFAGLIDAGLFVEWVTRNVDDLQAAAEATTRHGKLISLEPMIDNDIVFLLCRYTTGDAAGQNMVTIATDALCRRIEETCPIKPLHWFIEANFSGDKKASYLGLLTGRGRKVSASVIIPGPLVEKHLHVSVDRMMAYGEMANLGALLSGQLGAQGHYANGLAAFYIATGQDAACVSESAVGFTRMERRGADLFISVTLPNILVGSVGGGTGLPSQSAALSLLGLKGTGHGAALAEVAAALCLCGEISIMGAIAAGHFASAHDKLARRR, from the coding sequence ATGTCGATCATCCCATCTTCGGTTCTGCGCCTGCTCGACCGCTTGCGCGCGTCCTATACGGTCGAGCAAGCGCGCAGCCGGATGAGCCATAGGGCCGAGCTGGTGCCCCAGCGTGCGCTGCGCTCATCACGCGTGACGGATGCTGCCAGCATCGCCTCGCTCTGGCGGCAGCTGCACGCGGCCGGTGTCGCGACCGAAGCCGCCGAACCGGTTCTGGCAGACACGCAGACGCTCACCGACGCCGCGGCTTACTGCGCGAATATCGAGGCGATGATCGGGACGCTGAAGCTGCCGCTGGGTGTCATCGGTCCGCTCGTGATCAATGGCCTCAACGCCAACGGCGCCTACTACCTGCCGCTGGCCACCACGGAAGCGGCGCTGGTTGCATCCTATGCGCGCGGCGCGGCGGTCGCGACAAAGTCAGGCGGCGTGACGACGGCCCTGTTGAACGAGGGCGTCCTGCGCAGCCCCGGCTTCAAGTTCGCCGGTCTCATCGATGCCGGCCTCTTCGTGGAATGGGTTACGCGCAATGTCGACGATCTCCAGGCGGCGGCGGAGGCGACCACGCGTCACGGCAAGCTGATCTCACTCGAACCGATGATCGACAACGACATCGTCTTCCTGCTCTGCCGTTACACGACCGGCGATGCCGCCGGCCAGAACATGGTGACGATCGCCACTGACGCGCTCTGCCGCCGGATCGAAGAAACCTGCCCGATCAAGCCGCTTCACTGGTTCATCGAGGCCAATTTCTCCGGTGACAAGAAGGCCTCCTATCTCGGCCTGCTCACCGGCCGCGGCCGGAAGGTCAGCGCCAGCGTCATCATTCCAGGCCCGCTCGTCGAGAAGCACCTGCATGTCAGCGTCGACCGGATGATGGCCTATGGCGAGATGGCCAATCTCGGCGCCCTGCTCAGCGGGCAACTCGGCGCGCAGGGGCACTATGCCAACGGGCTGGCAGCCTTCTACATCGCGACGGGGCAAGACGCCGCATGCGTCTCCGAATCGGCGGTCGGCTTCACCCGAATGGAGCGGCGCGGCGCAGATCTCTTCATCTCCGTCACGCTGCCCAACATCCTGGTCGGTTCGGTTGGCGGCGGCACCGGCTTGCCAAGCCAGTCGGCGGCGCTCTCGCTATTGGGGCTGAAGGGCACCGGCCATGGCGCCGCGCTGGCGGAGGTCGCAGCGGCTTTGTGCCTATGCGGGGAGATCTCCATCATGGGCGCCATCGCTGCCGGGCATTTCGCGTCCGCCCATGACAAGCTTGCGAGGCGCAGGTGA
- a CDS encoding diacylglycerol/polyprenol kinase family protein, with protein MSVAVNLLLVAGSISAMLGLLAGTKWLGRRHGLSVELQRKCVHIGTGLYALTLPLTFSQRWPAVLLISLSLVVLLGLRLRRFAGDGISSAVHGVARKSYGELFLALSVGFLFFASQGQPVLYALPILVLTLSDAAAALTGTRYGRKHFQVEAGTKTWEGVTMFFLVTWILALILLLLMTEMDRSKVVLFSVMIAAFGALVEADSWRGFDNLFVPIGIHLLLANNLGTEPLQLGLMVAAFLATLAFVIAFAPLLGLTNHAARAYVVLVFLICCVTAPHNAVLPVAAVFTHLLARNARPSRSPYPDLDLIAAVSGAALFWLFLGDYTGQNALNAYNLGFAGAAIGFLALLPRRLMLLTALGVIAIGAILFLVASANPAHSQWHGPLWPWALGSMALCFITIATMPARFDRYRAARVMALSLAVPLTLFLAKLATRTPTI; from the coding sequence GTGAGCGTGGCGGTGAACCTGCTGCTGGTCGCAGGCTCGATCTCCGCCATGCTCGGCCTCCTGGCGGGGACGAAATGGCTCGGCCGCCGCCATGGCCTGTCGGTCGAGCTGCAGCGCAAATGCGTGCATATCGGCACCGGGCTCTATGCGCTGACCCTGCCGCTCACCTTCTCGCAACGCTGGCCGGCCGTCCTGCTGATCAGCCTCTCGCTCGTCGTCCTGCTCGGCTTGCGCCTGCGCCGCTTCGCCGGCGACGGCATCAGCTCGGCCGTCCATGGCGTCGCCCGGAAATCCTATGGCGAGCTGTTCCTGGCGCTCAGCGTCGGCTTCCTGTTCTTCGCCTCGCAGGGACAGCCGGTGCTCTACGCGTTGCCGATCCTCGTGCTGACGCTTTCGGATGCGGCCGCCGCGCTCACCGGCACACGCTACGGCCGCAAGCATTTCCAGGTCGAGGCCGGCACCAAGACCTGGGAGGGCGTCACCATGTTCTTCCTGGTCACCTGGATCCTGGCGCTGATCCTGCTCCTGCTGATGACGGAGATGGACAGATCCAAGGTCGTGCTGTTCTCGGTCATGATCGCGGCTTTTGGGGCGCTGGTGGAGGCCGATTCCTGGCGCGGGTTCGATAATCTCTTCGTGCCGATCGGCATCCATCTCCTGCTCGCCAACAATCTCGGCACCGAGCCGCTGCAACTTGGGCTCATGGTGGCGGCGTTTCTTGCAACGCTCGCCTTCGTGATCGCCTTCGCGCCCCTGCTTGGTCTCACGAACCATGCCGCACGCGCCTATGTCGTGCTGGTCTTCCTGATCTGCTGCGTGACCGCTCCGCACAACGCTGTTCTACCCGTCGCGGCGGTGTTCACCCATCTCCTCGCCCGCAACGCACGGCCGAGCCGATCACCCTATCCGGATCTCGACCTGATCGCCGCCGTCAGCGGCGCGGCGCTGTTCTGGCTGTTCCTGGGCGATTATACTGGCCAGAACGCGCTCAACGCCTATAATCTCGGCTTCGCCGGCGCCGCGATCGGGTTTTTGGCGCTGCTGCCACGCCGGCTGATGCTGCTGACCGCGCTCGGCGTCATCGCGATCGGCGCGATCCTGTTCCTCGTCGCCTCGGCCAATCCGGCCCACAGCCAATGGCACGGCCCGCTCTGGCCCTGGGCACTGGGGTCGATGGCGCTGTGCTTCATCACAATCGCGACCATGCCGGCCCGGTTCGACCGCTACCGCGCCGCACGCGTGATGGCGCTCTCGCTCGCCGTCCCGCTGACCCTGTTCCTGGCCAAGCTTGCGACGAGGACGCCGACGATATGA
- a CDS encoding PspA/IM30 family protein, translated as MSGRFQSTMSYTLTPSPEDDRAIRATLDDYGVMMGVLDELGRERGVSSNLVALHEQAYAPIREKTRLPARLVTLGLRDHANRQGSGAAIDDLPLDGRLYAIKSPTHLSLSTVEGRRLIPYAVAGYEPGWFDHAEARLVLKDGKTLILVGIATATKPKETSMATEGILSRIGRVIAGLAHGAADTLEGANATATVEQSIREIDSVADEARASAGKARAEEHRIKAKIAEINDEIDDLAGKIETGLASGREDLVKPVVGLQIDLEAQRSALETALAEVSDRIEEAGKALQAVASARQDAVARLSALKKSRGAPGAAESESASVRNENRLARSLGAIERVTGVPGRPATGASEVEELARLQREKAIQDRLDSYRGSRG; from the coding sequence ATGAGCGGACGCTTCCAATCGACCATGAGCTACACGCTGACGCCCTCGCCCGAGGACGATCGTGCCATCCGCGCCACGCTCGACGACTATGGTGTGATGATGGGCGTGCTCGACGAGCTCGGGCGCGAACGCGGCGTAAGCTCCAATCTCGTCGCATTGCACGAACAGGCCTATGCGCCGATCCGGGAGAAGACCCGCCTGCCGGCGCGGCTCGTCACACTGGGCCTGCGCGACCATGCCAACCGCCAGGGATCGGGCGCCGCAATCGACGACCTGCCGCTGGACGGACGTCTCTACGCAATCAAGAGCCCGACGCATCTCAGCCTTTCCACCGTCGAGGGGCGCAGGCTGATCCCCTATGCCGTAGCCGGTTACGAACCGGGCTGGTTCGACCACGCCGAAGCCCGCCTCGTCCTCAAGGATGGCAAGACGCTGATCCTCGTCGGCATCGCCACCGCCACCAAACCCAAGGAGACCAGCATGGCCACCGAAGGAATCCTGTCGCGCATCGGACGCGTCATCGCAGGCCTCGCCCATGGCGCGGCCGACACGCTCGAAGGCGCAAACGCCACCGCCACCGTCGAACAGTCGATCCGCGAGATCGACTCCGTCGCCGACGAAGCGCGGGCGAGCGCCGGCAAGGCGCGCGCCGAAGAGCATCGCATCAAGGCCAAGATCGCCGAGATCAACGACGAGATCGACGACCTTGCCGGCAAGATCGAAACCGGGCTCGCCAGCGGCCGCGAGGATCTGGTCAAGCCGGTCGTCGGCCTGCAGATCGATCTGGAGGCGCAGCGTTCCGCCCTGGAAACCGCGCTGGCCGAGGTCTCCGACCGGATCGAGGAGGCCGGCAAGGCGCTCCAGGCCGTCGCCTCGGCGCGGCAGGACGCCGTCGCCCGCCTGAGCGCGCTCAAGAAGAGCAGGGGCGCACCGGGCGCAGCCGAAAGCGAGAGCGCCTCCGTGCGCAACGAGAACCGTCTGGCCCGCTCGCTTGGCGCGATCGAGCGCGTCACCGGCGTCCCCGGCCGCCCGGCGACCGGAGCCTCCGAGGTCGAGGAACTGGCTCGCCTGCAGCGCGAGAAGGCGATACAGGACCGCCTCGACAGCTACAGGGGAAGCCGAGGCTGA
- a CDS encoding UbiA family prenyltransferase, producing the protein MTADLSNERALPLLRRLWIYQAERFPLAKTSILLVVFTAASISVSAHLGGRTLPAWSAFATAFLVTWIVFFQLRACDEVKDAEDDRRFRPERPVPRGLLSLRLIVNLGIAGVPVAALVTVLFAPALIWPLALVWAWLAMMSFEFFAPAWLKARPFLYLVSHMAIMPLIDLFVTACEWLPRAGAPPPGLWLFLALSFVNGCVLEIGRKLYGRENERPGVETYSALLGPKHAALAWSACTALAYGLLLGVGNAVSAFLPVAIIGTVALAATLACAARYARNPVGGTQKTVDAMAGLWVLVCYGAAGFAPLLAGGTM; encoded by the coding sequence GTGACGGCCGACCTATCGAACGAGCGGGCGCTGCCCTTGCTGCGCCGGCTCTGGATCTACCAGGCCGAACGCTTTCCGCTGGCGAAGACGTCGATCCTGCTCGTGGTCTTCACCGCCGCGAGCATCAGTGTCTCGGCCCATCTCGGCGGTCGCACGCTGCCGGCCTGGTCGGCCTTCGCGACAGCCTTTCTGGTGACGTGGATCGTTTTCTTCCAGCTCCGCGCCTGCGACGAGGTCAAGGATGCCGAGGATGATCGCCGCTTCAGGCCGGAACGCCCGGTGCCACGCGGCCTCCTGAGCTTGCGCCTGATCGTCAATCTCGGCATCGCCGGTGTCCCCGTCGCGGCATTAGTGACGGTGCTGTTTGCGCCTGCGCTGATCTGGCCGCTGGCTCTGGTCTGGGCCTGGCTTGCGATGATGAGTTTCGAGTTCTTCGCGCCAGCCTGGCTGAAGGCACGGCCCTTCCTCTATCTCGTCTCGCATATGGCGATCATGCCGCTGATCGACCTGTTCGTGACCGCCTGCGAATGGCTGCCACGTGCCGGTGCGCCGCCGCCGGGGCTCTGGCTCTTCCTGGCGCTCAGCTTCGTCAATGGCTGCGTCTTGGAGATCGGCCGCAAGCTCTATGGTCGCGAGAATGAGCGACCGGGCGTCGAGACCTATTCGGCTCTGCTGGGCCCCAAACACGCCGCTCTGGCCTGGAGCGCCTGCACCGCCCTGGCCTATGGGCTCCTGCTCGGCGTCGGCAATGCGGTCTCGGCCTTTTTGCCGGTCGCCATCATCGGGACGGTCGCGCTGGCGGCGACATTGGCCTGCGCCGCTCGCTATGCCCGCAACCCCGTTGGCGGCACACAGAAGACGGTGGATGCGATGGCCGGCCTTTGGGTGCTGGTCTGCTATGGCGCGGCGGGCTTCGCGCCGTTGCTGGCCGGAGGCACGATGTGA
- a CDS encoding DUF3419 family protein, which translates to MAESEIAGKASFEAIRYAQLWEDADVLTAALGTPPGATLVSICSAGDNALAMLTLDPARVVVVDLSPAQIACLRIRIAAYRGLDHAAFLELMGSRPSERRGGLLDRFIQGLPEAERAFWAARREDIIAHGLGGIGKFERYFRVMQRYLLPLVHSRETIAAIFQPGKSRREREHFLDTRWNSWRWNLLLRGFFSRFTMGRLGRDPAFFDHVEGSVAAHVARRIRHAAVDLDPALNPYLRWILTGSHGAALPMAWRAEHYETIRGRLDRLDIRQGSLEAFVSTGEKADGFNLSDIFEYMNPQVFEAVYGSVVTAAHPGARLVYWNMMAPRRLPPAHAGRMLPRPDLEAPGKAADKAFFYSDFVVEEVRA; encoded by the coding sequence ATGGCTGAGAGCGAAATCGCCGGCAAAGCCTCCTTCGAGGCGATCCGCTATGCCCAGCTCTGGGAGGATGCCGATGTGCTGACCGCCGCGCTCGGCACACCGCCCGGCGCCACGCTGGTCTCGATCTGCTCGGCCGGCGACAACGCGCTCGCCATGCTGACGCTCGACCCCGCGCGCGTCGTGGTCGTCGACCTGTCGCCGGCGCAGATCGCCTGCCTGCGCATCCGCATCGCGGCCTATCGCGGACTGGATCATGCCGCGTTTCTGGAGCTGATGGGCTCCCGCCCGAGCGAGCGGCGCGGCGGCCTGCTGGACCGCTTCATACAAGGTCTGCCGGAGGCCGAGCGCGCCTTCTGGGCGGCAAGGCGGGAGGACATCATCGCCCACGGGCTCGGCGGCATCGGCAAATTCGAGCGCTATTTCCGGGTGATGCAGCGTTACCTGCTGCCGCTCGTCCATTCCCGCGAGACCATCGCGGCGATCTTCCAGCCGGGCAAGAGCCGGCGGGAGCGCGAGCACTTCCTCGATACGCGCTGGAACAGCTGGCGCTGGAACCTGCTACTGCGCGGCTTCTTCTCGCGCTTCACCATGGGACGGCTCGGCCGCGACCCCGCCTTCTTCGACCATGTCGAGGGCAGCGTCGCCGCCCATGTCGCCCGCCGCATCCGCCACGCCGCTGTCGATCTCGACCCGGCCCTGAACCCCTATCTGCGCTGGATCCTGACCGGGAGCCATGGCGCGGCGCTGCCGATGGCCTGGCGCGCGGAGCATTACGAGACGATCCGCGGCCGGCTCGACCGGCTCGACATCCGCCAGGGCTCGCTCGAAGCCTTCGTCTCGACAGGCGAAAAGGCCGACGGCTTCAACCTCTCGGATATTTTCGAATACATGAACCCGCAGGTTTTTGAGGCCGTCTATGGCAGCGTCGTCACTGCTGCCCATCCGGGCGCGAGGCTGGTCTACTGGAACATGATGGCGCCGCGCCGCCTGCCGCCGGCCCATGCCGGCCGCATGCTGCCTCGGCCGGATCTCGAGGCGCCAGGCAAGGCGGCCGACAAGGCGTTCTTCTATTCCGACTTCGTCGTCGAGGAGGTGCGGGCGTGA